A genomic region of Xiphophorus couchianus chromosome 9, X_couchianus-1.0, whole genome shotgun sequence contains the following coding sequences:
- the mydgf gene encoding myeloid-derived growth factor yields MQLFGKMSLLLLGLSVSLCVSAEQTKVVEFNVKPGGVVHTFSERISEYECIFTYASQGGTNEQWLMSVGLSEDDQMFSCSVWRPQGKSYLFFTQFKAELKGAKIEYANAFSETAVTGQRDVPLKPDEFTVGESTVTQRDGKFSAQLSKLTVIGRTRHDEL; encoded by the exons ATGCAGCTCTTCGGTAAAATGTCTCTTCTGCTTCTGGGGCTTTCAGTGTCCCTGTGTGTCTCGGCTGAGCAGACAAAGGTAGTGGAGTTCAACGTCAAGCCGGGAGGAGTTGTGCATACTTTCTCTGAGAGAATC AGCGAGTATGAATGCATCTTCACCTATGCTTCACAAGGAGGAACTAATGAG CAATGGCTGATGAGTGTGGGCCTGAGCGAAGACGACCAGATGTTTTCTTGCTCCGTGTGGAG gCCTCAGGGAAAATCATACCTGTTTTTCACCCAGTTCAAAGCTGAGCTGAAAGGAGCCAAAATTGAATATGCCAACGCTTTT TCAGAAACAGCAGTGACAGGCCAGCGTGACGTACCTCTGAAGCCAGACGAATTTACCGTAGGAGAATCAACAG TGACCCAAAGAGATGGAAAGTTCAGCGCTCAGCTTTCCAAGCTGACCGTCATTGGACGGACGAGACATGACGAGCTGTGA